The Tenacibaculum jejuense genome includes a window with the following:
- the nadE gene encoding NAD(+) synthase yields MNTPKVAEHITSWLKDYAENAKVKGFVVGVSGGIDSAVTSSLCASTGLPTLCVEMPIHQAQSQVNRAQEHIAQLKERFSNVSEARVNLTSTFEDFKTVTPEVEQSAQLDLALANTRARLRMTTLYYFAGLHGLLVAGTGNKVEDFGVGFYTKYGDGGVDLSPIADLVKSEVYALGEYLKVPESIQKAQPTDGLFGDSRTDEDQIGASYDELEWAMKMQDAGKKADDFSGREKEVFSIYIRLNTINQHKMIPIPVCEIPNELK; encoded by the coding sequence ATGAATACACCTAAAGTTGCTGAACATATTACTAGCTGGTTAAAAGATTATGCTGAAAATGCGAAAGTAAAAGGATTTGTAGTTGGTGTTTCTGGAGGAATCGACTCTGCTGTAACATCATCTTTATGTGCCAGTACCGGATTACCAACTTTATGTGTAGAAATGCCAATTCACCAAGCACAAAGTCAAGTAAATCGTGCACAAGAGCATATTGCACAATTAAAAGAACGTTTTTCTAATGTTTCTGAAGCTAGAGTTAATTTAACATCTACTTTTGAAGATTTTAAAACCGTAACTCCAGAAGTTGAACAATCTGCTCAATTAGATTTAGCTTTGGCAAATACACGAGCACGTTTACGTATGACTACTTTATACTATTTTGCTGGTTTACATGGATTATTAGTAGCTGGAACTGGTAATAAAGTAGAGGATTTTGGTGTTGGTTTCTACACAAAATATGGTGATGGAGGCGTAGATTTAAGTCCGATTGCTGATTTAGTAAAATCTGAAGTATATGCTTTAGGTGAATATTTAAAAGTACCAGAATCTATTCAAAAAGCACAACCTACAGACGGACTTTTTGGTGATAGCAGAACAGATGAAGATCAAATAGGAGCTTCTTATGATGAATTAGAATGGGCAATGAAAATGCAAGATGCAGGTAAAAAAGCCGATGATTTTTCTGGTAGAGAAAAAGAAGTATTCAGTATTTACATTCGATTAAATACAATTAATCAACATAAAATGATTCCAATTCCAGTTTGTGAAATTCCAAATGAATTAAAATAG
- the dnaG gene encoding DNA primase, with protein sequence MITQQTIEKVFESARVEEVIGEFVQLKKAGSNFKGLSPFTDERTPSFMVSPVKQIWKDFSTGKGGNSISFLMEHEHFTYPEAIRWLAKKYNIEIEETEQSDEQKEQMNERESMFLVSKFAKDYFHDVLMNTQKGRAIGLSYFKERGFREDTIQKFDLGYCKDEWDNFTKAALAKGYDLKYLKSTGLTIVKDGGEKVRTFDRFKGRVMFPIHSMSGRILGFGGRILTNDKKAAKYLNSPESDIYHKSKILYGIYHAKKEIAKQDNCFLVEGYTDVISFHQSGIENVVASSGTALTPEQIRLVNRLTNNITVLFDGDAAGIRASLRGIDLILEQGMNVKVVTFPEGEDPDSFAKSHSDAELKKYLEESAQDFIDFKVSLLIKDAQNDPVKKAGLIRDIVTSISKIPDGIQREVYVQECARIMDISEQVLFSELAQLINKGASVGGARTERNRNQTSVKPQMQPVRESSKKSKIDSLLIYEKEIIKILLLHGNKEVEFINWVNAHDKYGRPILEKEEYINTVSNELYLNLQEDEIEFSNEIFRKVYYEIIHQLNQDEKIIIDKLIVSENSDVSTLVTNILMDEEKYQLSDWARKDIILKDEDEKLPKLVTDVILNLRRSLVENKLKDIMKQVSEISNAHQEEEDNDSSLKNLNELKEEVVNYIELKKLLYEKLSRVI encoded by the coding sequence ATGATTACCCAACAAACCATAGAAAAAGTTTTTGAATCCGCTCGAGTAGAGGAGGTGATAGGTGAGTTTGTACAATTAAAAAAAGCAGGAAGTAATTTCAAAGGACTAAGTCCATTTACAGATGAAAGAACACCTTCTTTTATGGTATCACCTGTAAAACAAATATGGAAAGATTTTAGTACTGGAAAAGGAGGGAATTCAATTTCATTTTTAATGGAACACGAACACTTTACTTATCCTGAAGCAATTCGTTGGTTAGCGAAAAAGTACAATATAGAAATTGAAGAAACTGAACAGAGTGATGAACAAAAAGAGCAAATGAATGAACGGGAAAGCATGTTTCTGGTTTCAAAATTTGCCAAAGATTATTTTCACGATGTTTTAATGAATACCCAAAAAGGTCGGGCAATTGGACTTTCGTACTTTAAAGAACGTGGTTTCAGAGAAGATACCATTCAAAAGTTTGATTTAGGTTATTGTAAAGATGAATGGGATAATTTCACAAAAGCAGCTTTAGCTAAAGGCTATGATTTAAAGTATTTAAAATCTACCGGGTTAACCATTGTAAAGGATGGTGGAGAAAAAGTAAGAACTTTCGATAGATTTAAAGGAAGAGTTATGTTTCCAATCCATAGTATGTCTGGGAGAATACTTGGTTTTGGAGGAAGAATTTTAACTAACGATAAAAAAGCTGCTAAATATTTAAACTCTCCAGAGAGTGATATTTACCATAAGAGTAAAATTCTATATGGTATTTATCATGCTAAGAAAGAAATCGCGAAACAAGACAATTGTTTTCTTGTAGAAGGATATACCGATGTAATTTCTTTTCATCAGTCTGGAATAGAAAATGTTGTGGCTTCTTCTGGTACAGCATTAACTCCAGAACAAATTCGATTGGTTAATCGATTAACAAACAATATTACAGTACTTTTCGATGGAGATGCTGCTGGTATTAGAGCTTCTTTACGTGGTATCGATCTTATTCTTGAGCAAGGAATGAATGTAAAAGTAGTTACTTTTCCTGAAGGTGAAGATCCAGACAGTTTTGCAAAATCACATTCCGATGCAGAGTTAAAAAAATACCTAGAAGAAAGTGCACAAGATTTTATTGACTTCAAGGTATCTTTATTAATTAAAGACGCTCAGAATGATCCTGTAAAAAAAGCAGGTTTAATACGAGATATTGTTACGAGTATTTCTAAAATTCCAGATGGAATTCAAAGAGAAGTGTATGTGCAAGAATGTGCTCGTATTATGGATATTTCCGAGCAAGTACTATTTAGTGAATTAGCACAATTAATAAATAAAGGCGCAAGTGTTGGTGGAGCCAGAACAGAAAGAAATAGAAATCAAACTTCTGTTAAACCACAAATGCAACCTGTAAGGGAAAGCTCTAAAAAATCTAAAATAGATAGTCTTTTAATTTATGAAAAAGAGATCATAAAGATTTTACTTTTACATGGAAATAAAGAGGTAGAGTTTATAAACTGGGTAAATGCTCATGATAAATATGGGCGACCTATATTAGAAAAAGAAGAATACATCAATACGGTTTCTAACGAACTATATTTAAACTTACAAGAAGACGAAATAGAGTTCTCTAATGAGATTTTTAGAAAGGTTTATTATGAAATTATACATCAGCTCAATCAAGACGAAAAAATCATCATAGACAAGCTTATTGTTAGTGAAAACTCAGATGTTTCTACGTTGGTTACCAATATCCTTATGGATGAAGAGAAATACCAGCTAAGCGACTGGGCTAGAAAAGATATAATTCTTAAAGATGAAGATGAAAAGTTGCCTAAATTAGTAACTGATGTTATTTTAAATTTAAGGAGATCTCTAGTAGAGAATAAATTAAAAGATATTATGAAACAGGTTTCTGAAATATCGAATGCACACCAAGAAGAAGAGGATAATGATTCTAGTTTGAAAAATTTAAATGAACTTAAAGAAGAGGTTGTAAATTATATTGAGCTTAAAAAATTACTGTATGAAAAGCTCAGTAGAGTGATATAA
- the clpX gene encoding ATP-dependent Clp protease ATP-binding subunit ClpX, with the protein MSQDQNLECSFCGRKKAETDLLIAGMDAHICDRCIVQAYGIVQEEIAEAKTTSLSNDLILKKPIEIKSFLDEYIVGQEQTKKAMSVAVYNHYKRLLQSKSPNDGVEIEKSNIVLVGETGTGKTLVARTIARMLNVPFAIVDATVLTQAGYVGEDVESILSRLLQAADYDVEKAERGIVFIDEIDKIARKGDNPSITRDVSGEGVQQALLKLLEGAIVNVAPKGGRKHPEQKFIQVNTKDILFVAGGAFSGIDRIISKRLNMQAVGYSASIDEDKIDEDNLLQYIIPADLKSFGLIPEIIGRLPVLSYMNPLDAKTLRAILTEPKNSIIKQYTKLFAMDDVEFSMTEDALQYIVDMAVEYKLGARGLRSLCEAILTDAMFELPGSETSEFEVTRDYAEEKLTKKALQKLKAAS; encoded by the coding sequence ATGTCACAAGATCAAAATTTAGAATGTTCGTTTTGTGGACGCAAGAAAGCAGAAACAGATTTATTAATAGCAGGTATGGATGCTCATATCTGTGATAGATGTATTGTACAAGCTTACGGTATAGTGCAGGAGGAGATTGCAGAAGCAAAAACAACAAGTCTCTCTAATGATCTAATCTTAAAAAAACCTATAGAAATAAAATCTTTTTTAGACGAGTATATTGTTGGACAAGAGCAAACAAAAAAAGCGATGTCTGTAGCAGTATACAATCATTATAAAAGATTACTACAGTCTAAGTCTCCAAACGATGGAGTAGAAATCGAAAAATCTAATATAGTATTAGTTGGAGAAACAGGAACAGGAAAAACATTGGTAGCTAGAACAATTGCTAGAATGTTAAATGTTCCTTTTGCAATAGTAGATGCAACGGTATTAACACAAGCTGGATATGTAGGTGAAGATGTAGAAAGTATCTTAAGTAGATTATTACAAGCTGCTGATTATGATGTAGAGAAAGCAGAAAGAGGAATTGTTTTTATTGATGAAATTGATAAGATTGCTCGTAAAGGAGATAATCCATCAATTACTAGAGACGTTTCTGGTGAAGGAGTGCAGCAAGCCTTGTTAAAGCTACTTGAAGGAGCAATTGTAAATGTAGCTCCAAAAGGAGGAAGAAAACATCCAGAACAAAAATTTATACAAGTAAATACAAAAGATATTTTATTTGTAGCTGGAGGTGCTTTTTCAGGAATAGACAGAATTATTAGTAAGCGATTAAACATGCAAGCTGTTGGATATAGCGCTTCAATTGATGAAGATAAAATTGATGAGGATAATTTATTACAATACATTATTCCAGCAGATTTAAAATCGTTTGGATTGATTCCAGAAATCATTGGTCGTTTACCTGTTTTAAGCTATATGAATCCTTTAGATGCTAAAACATTAAGAGCTATACTTACAGAGCCTAAAAACTCAATTATTAAGCAATACACGAAATTATTTGCAATGGATGATGTAGAGTTTTCTATGACAGAAGATGCATTACAGTATATCGTAGATATGGCAGTAGAGTATAAGCTAGGAGCTAGAGGTTTAAGATCTTTATGTGAAGCAATTCTTACAGATGCTATGTTTGAATTACCTGGTTCAGAAACTAGTGAATTTGAAGTTACTAGAGATTATGCTGAAGAAAAGCTAACTAAAAAGGCGCTACAGAAATTAAAAGCTGCGTCTTAG
- the clpP gene encoding ATP-dependent Clp endopeptidase proteolytic subunit ClpP, with the protein MDYGKEFEKYATKHHGISSAYYNKITSSLTPYIIEERQLNVAQMDVFSRLMMDRIIFLGTGINDQIANVIQAQLLFLESVDSNKDISIYINSPGGGVYAGLGIYDTMQFIKPDVATICTGMAASMGAVLMCAGEKGKRSALPHSRIMIHQPLGGAQGQASDMEITVKEIGKLKTELYNIISNHSGQPFDKVHEDSDRDYWMKADEAKEYGMIDEVLSRK; encoded by the coding sequence ATGGATTACGGAAAAGAATTTGAAAAGTATGCTACTAAACACCACGGTATCAGTAGTGCCTATTACAATAAAATCACAAGTAGTTTAACTCCATATATCATTGAAGAGCGTCAATTAAATGTTGCACAAATGGACGTTTTTTCACGTTTAATGATGGATCGTATTATTTTCTTAGGAACAGGAATAAATGATCAAATTGCAAATGTGATTCAAGCACAGTTATTATTCTTAGAAAGTGTAGATTCAAACAAAGATATTTCAATATACATAAATTCTCCAGGAGGAGGAGTTTATGCTGGTTTAGGAATTTATGATACAATGCAATTTATTAAGCCAGATGTAGCTACAATTTGTACCGGTATGGCAGCTTCTATGGGAGCAGTTTTAATGTGTGCAGGAGAGAAAGGTAAACGTTCTGCGTTACCTCATTCAAGAATAATGATTCACCAACCTTTAGGAGGAGCTCAAGGTCAAGCTTCTGATATGGAGATTACAGTAAAAGAAATAGGAAAGTTAAAAACAGAACTTTACAATATTATTTCTAACCATTCAGGCCAACCTTTTGATAAAGTTCATGAAGATTCTGATCGTGATTATTGGATGAAAGCAGACGAAGCGAAAGAATACGGAATGATAGATGAAGTACTTAGCAGAAAATAA
- a CDS encoding tetratricopeptide repeat-containing sensor histidine kinase translates to MKKISLIITFLSVWTSFSQNTDLKLLEEKDRKSMNEISNLFFKESKEKEAYTKALKLMKEGNSDSGKSLATSLISSYFSKMRSLDSAIYYAEKTLTYKNFSTDSIKRKRYIMGSMNLATGYFAKGIIDKAKKLYIDGIQKAEEWGDMNNYYGFIVNLGNLYYMNREHEKALEFYEKGSKSPQDRVKMMCNSSIGNIYATAFKDYKKSNEYYHKALSQLKGNLYFELTLKLNIAHNLLKIGKETEGINELKNIISESKKLGYYNQERQANEYLIEVYVKNGNYKKAESLLIPLLEDYKKKGNLKDELDSYGFLRKIKEGEKLYQEAFQYSEKYITLKDSINKLQREKEINELEVKFETLEKEKEIVLLRKEQEFKDQEIAQQAMIRNIILGTSILIIIAILMLLRFYFQRLKTQKILNETQEAFNYQKVKNLMKKQELELVKAAIEGQDAERKRLAKGLHDSIGNNMAAIKLQFEDLSEDSKKLQKIKNDLSDTYEQVRELSHNLLPRKIRQNDYSEVLNEYISNIDKISDLNINFTASDTEIINNIDKYLQSEIFAILQELISNTIKHANATSIDINLEIVEDKIYLTYEDDGKGFDVNTVEKGIGLKNIKDRVEQLSGNQIIDSHPKRGSLFRITFDKDIYIVQEVV, encoded by the coding sequence ATGAAAAAAATATCCCTAATAATAACTTTTTTAAGTGTTTGGACTAGTTTCTCTCAAAATACAGATTTGAAACTTCTAGAAGAAAAAGATAGAAAGTCTATGAATGAGATAAGTAATCTTTTTTTTAAAGAAAGTAAAGAAAAAGAAGCGTATACAAAAGCTTTAAAATTGATGAAAGAAGGAAATTCTGATTCAGGAAAATCTTTGGCTACAAGTTTAATTTCTTCTTATTTTTCTAAAATGCGTAGTCTAGATTCAGCAATTTATTATGCAGAAAAAACATTAACATACAAGAATTTCTCTACTGATTCAATTAAGAGAAAGCGATACATTATGGGAAGTATGAATTTAGCAACAGGCTACTTTGCTAAAGGAATAATAGATAAAGCTAAAAAACTCTATATAGATGGAATTCAAAAAGCAGAGGAATGGGGCGACATGAATAATTATTACGGTTTTATAGTAAACTTAGGGAATTTATACTATATGAATCGAGAACATGAAAAAGCTTTAGAATTCTATGAAAAAGGATCAAAAAGTCCGCAAGATAGAGTGAAAATGATGTGTAATTCTTCTATAGGGAATATATATGCAACAGCTTTTAAAGATTATAAAAAGTCCAACGAATATTATCATAAAGCTTTATCACAGTTAAAAGGTAATTTATATTTTGAATTAACTTTAAAACTTAATATAGCACACAACTTACTGAAAATTGGGAAAGAGACAGAAGGTATAAATGAATTAAAAAATATTATTAGTGAAAGTAAAAAATTAGGGTATTACAATCAAGAAAGACAAGCTAACGAATATTTAATTGAAGTTTATGTTAAAAATGGAAATTATAAAAAAGCTGAAAGTCTATTGATTCCTCTCTTAGAAGATTATAAAAAGAAAGGTAATTTAAAAGATGAATTAGATTCTTATGGTTTTCTACGAAAAATAAAAGAGGGAGAAAAGTTATACCAAGAAGCGTTTCAGTATTCTGAAAAATATATCACTCTTAAAGATTCAATAAATAAGTTACAGCGAGAAAAAGAGATAAATGAATTAGAAGTTAAATTCGAAACTTTAGAAAAGGAAAAAGAAATAGTTTTACTGAGAAAAGAGCAAGAATTTAAGGATCAAGAAATAGCTCAACAAGCTATGATTAGAAACATTATTTTAGGAACTTCGATTTTGATTATAATAGCAATTTTAATGCTCTTAAGATTTTATTTTCAACGTTTAAAAACTCAGAAGATTCTAAATGAAACTCAAGAAGCTTTTAATTATCAGAAAGTAAAAAACTTAATGAAAAAGCAAGAATTAGAATTGGTTAAAGCAGCTATTGAAGGTCAAGATGCAGAGCGAAAAAGATTAGCAAAAGGTTTACATGATTCCATAGGAAATAATATGGCAGCAATAAAATTGCAGTTTGAAGACTTGTCTGAAGATTCAAAAAAACTTCAAAAAATTAAAAATGATCTTAGTGATACTTATGAGCAAGTAAGAGAATTGTCACACAATCTGTTGCCTAGAAAAATAAGACAGAATGATTATTCAGAAGTATTGAATGAATATATTAGTAATATTGATAAAATTTCTGATTTAAATATCAATTTTACAGCGTCAGATACAGAGATTATAAATAACATAGATAAATACCTGCAAAGTGAAATTTTTGCGATACTTCAAGAATTGATTTCCAATACAATTAAGCATGCAAATGCAACTTCAATAGATATCAATTTAGAAATTGTAGAAGATAAAATTTATTTAACTTACGAAGACGACGGAAAAGGATTTGATGTTAATACAGTAGAAAAAGGAATTGGGTTAAAAAACATTAAGGATAGAGTAGAGCAATTGTCTGGAAATCAGATTATAGATTCGCATCCAAAAAGAGGTAGTTTATTTAGAATTACATTCGATAAAGACATTTATATTGTACAAGAAGTAGTATAA
- a CDS encoding response regulator transcription factor, with protein MRKFNLIIVDDHSMFREGLQGMLETEEEFNVVFGVKNGNEILKYLEINSEKDIDLIISDISMPEITGIELTKLVKDKFPKIKVLIVSMHTNAEMIEELIQYNVDGYLSKSATKRELIEALNSILSGKKFFSRTIKDVYFKKKQEEEKNKIQLTKREIDVITLIAKEHTTQEIADQLFLSKHTIESYRKTLISKLGVRNLAGLTRYAIKMKYIE; from the coding sequence ATGAGAAAATTTAATTTAATAATTGTAGATGATCATTCTATGTTCAGAGAAGGCCTTCAAGGGATGCTAGAAACTGAAGAAGAATTTAATGTTGTATTTGGAGTGAAAAATGGGAATGAGATTCTTAAATATTTAGAAATTAACTCTGAAAAAGACATTGATTTAATTATTTCAGATATTTCAATGCCAGAAATTACAGGAATTGAACTTACCAAACTAGTCAAAGATAAATTTCCTAAAATAAAAGTATTAATAGTAAGTATGCATACTAATGCTGAAATGATTGAAGAATTAATACAATATAATGTTGATGGTTATCTTTCTAAAAGTGCGACTAAAAGAGAGTTAATAGAAGCTCTAAATTCCATTTTATCTGGAAAGAAGTTTTTTTCTAGAACCATTAAAGATGTTTATTTTAAGAAAAAACAAGAAGAAGAAAAAAATAAAATACAATTAACAAAAAGAGAAATAGATGTAATTACTCTTATAGCTAAAGAACACACAACTCAAGAAATAGCAGATCAACTTTTTTTAAGTAAACATACCATAGAAAGCTATAGAAAAACATTAATTTCAAAGCTAGGAGTAAGAAATTTAGCAGGTTTAACACGTTATGCTATTAAAATGAAATACATAGAGTAA
- a CDS encoding tetratricopeptide repeat protein yields MKKGDYFLEKDVLQSKLYFKEAEDLVLKDDKVNYAKVLRYLGSVTYRTGDYTESLMYYMDAKKVFEALKDTASVADLYLREGRVYKYLNENKRAIENYRFAVDLALKINDSTLTGRCYTSMAGSFRRLRKIDSSLFYYDKALKIFRRTKNELRLSNVNNDRAILYAFQNRYDKSLEVHLNNIDFIKKNHSKRNVGITYFNIGYSYYKLKEYKKSLAYLDSSEVIAKDEGFKYRLSKVSDIKSKILYKLKNYEEAYQYQVYYKKYSDSIFNLKKQRQIKELELKRDFEVKKRDLEILANKKEIKLRSYVVTTVLILFFFIIIGFLLWRDHKARSKRIEDKFEKEKLKKEILAQKIKVSESELRGLIADNTMRLEFIKHLSKQIKGDKDDSSSDEVKNYANVLLLKLQNQINTENKLSSLQEKINEVNQGFDQFIINKYPELTKTEREVCTFLRLNLSIKEIASIRNSSIDSIKSLRYRIRKKMKVPKNQELEWFIQNL; encoded by the coding sequence TTAAAGAAGCAGAAGATTTAGTATTAAAAGACGATAAAGTAAATTATGCTAAAGTTTTACGTTACCTAGGAAGTGTTACGTATAGAACAGGCGACTACACTGAAAGTTTAATGTACTATATGGATGCTAAAAAAGTCTTTGAAGCATTAAAAGATACAGCTAGTGTTGCAGATTTATATCTAAGAGAGGGAAGAGTTTATAAATATTTGAATGAGAATAAACGTGCTATTGAAAATTACAGATTTGCAGTTGATTTAGCCTTAAAGATCAATGATTCTACACTAACAGGAAGATGTTATACAAGTATGGCTGGGTCTTTCAGAAGACTAAGAAAAATAGATTCTTCACTTTTTTATTACGACAAGGCACTAAAAATTTTTCGTAGAACAAAAAATGAATTAAGACTAAGTAACGTGAATAACGATAGGGCTATTTTGTACGCTTTTCAGAATCGTTACGATAAATCTTTAGAAGTTCACTTGAATAATATAGATTTTATAAAAAAAAATCACAGTAAAAGAAATGTAGGTATTACATATTTTAATATTGGCTATTCTTATTATAAACTCAAAGAATATAAGAAGTCTTTGGCATATTTAGATTCTTCAGAGGTAATAGCAAAAGATGAAGGTTTTAAATACAGATTATCTAAAGTTTCAGATATTAAAAGTAAGATTCTTTATAAATTAAAGAATTACGAAGAAGCATACCAATACCAAGTATATTATAAAAAATATTCAGATTCAATTTTCAATTTAAAAAAACAAAGACAGATTAAAGAACTTGAGTTAAAGCGAGATTTCGAAGTTAAAAAACGAGATTTGGAAATTTTAGCGAATAAAAAAGAAATAAAATTAAGATCATACGTAGTAACTACAGTTTTAATTCTTTTCTTCTTCATAATTATTGGTTTCTTGTTATGGAGAGATCACAAGGCTAGATCTAAAAGAATTGAAGATAAATTTGAAAAAGAAAAATTAAAAAAGGAAATATTAGCGCAAAAAATAAAAGTATCAGAATCTGAATTAAGAGGATTAATAGCAGATAACACAATGCGTCTTGAGTTTATAAAACATTTGTCGAAACAAATAAAAGGAGATAAAGACGATTCGAGTTCAGATGAAGTTAAGAATTATGCGAATGTATTATTGTTAAAATTGCAGAATCAAATCAATACAGAAAATAAATTATCATCACTACAGGAGAAAATTAATGAAGTGAATCAAGGTTTTGATCAATTTATTATTAATAAATATCCTGAACTCACAAAAACAGAGCGAGAGGTGTGTACTTTTTTACGATTAAACCTGTCGATTAAAGAAATTGCATCCATAAGAAATTCAAGTATCGACTCAATAAAGTCTTTGAGATATAGAATCAGAAAAAAAATGAAAGTACCTAAAAATCAAGAGTTAGAGTGGTTTATTCAGAACCTTTAA